A DNA window from Hevea brasiliensis isolate MT/VB/25A 57/8 chromosome 2, ASM3005281v1, whole genome shotgun sequence contains the following coding sequences:
- the LOC131177886 gene encoding uncharacterized protein At2g23090-like — MGGGNGQKSKMAREKNMEKQKAAAKGSQLESNKKAMTIQCKICMQTFICTTSEVKCREHAEAKHPKSDVYACFPHPKSL, encoded by the exons atGGGAGGAGGTAATGGACAGAAGTCAAAGATGGCTCGCGAGAAGAACATGGAGAAGCAAAAAGCTGCTGCTAAGG GAAGTCAGCTTGAATCAAACAAGAAAGCCATGACGATCCAG TGCAAGATTTGCATGCAGACATTCATTTGCACCACATCAGAGGTGAAGTGCAGAGAGCACGCCGAAGCAAAACACCCAAAATCAGACGTATATGCTTGTTTTCCACACCCAAAATCAC TCTAA